The following proteins come from a genomic window of Nicotiana tomentosiformis chromosome 12, ASM39032v3, whole genome shotgun sequence:
- the LOC138902390 gene encoding uncharacterized protein, whose amino-acid sequence MQRTLKVMHASDTKSVELDSYRLRDVAVQLYETWELSRGTNASPAIWEKFSGDFLRHYLPTEIRQASVDRFLAIKQVNMSVREYSLQFDSLERYAPSIVAEMSDQVHRFVVGLGQHQINECFTATLLDSMDISRIEAYDQNLEDRK is encoded by the coding sequence atgcagaggactttgaagGTGATGCATGCATCAGACACTAAGTCAGTAGAGTTGGACTCTTACCGATTGCGTGATGTTGCGGTTCAATTGTATGAAACTTGGGAATTGTCTAGAGGGACAAATGCATCTCCTGCGATATGGGAAAAGTTCTCAGGGGATTTCTTGCGTCATTACTTGCCAACAGAGATTCGTCAGGCAAGTGTAGACAGGTTCTTGGCTATTAAACAAGTGAATATGAGTGTGCGGGAGTATAGCCTCCAGTTTGATTCCTTGGAGAGGTATGCCCCCTCGATTGTGGCTGAAATGAGTGACCAAGTGCATCGGTTTGTGGTAGGACTTGGGCAACACCAAATTAATGAGTGTTTCACGGCCACTCTGCTCGATAGTATGGATATTTCTCGCATCGAGGCTTATGATCAGAATTTGGAGGATAGAAAATGA